One part of the Leptospira saintgironsiae genome encodes these proteins:
- a CDS encoding DUF1761 domain-containing protein produces the protein MLPVIPLNYLAILVGVLANVVIGFLWFGPIFGKVWAKEMGLDNKEPDNKAMIKSLVIMIIGSFLTAYVLAHSLFVWKPSSWNLPGDGPAWMYGAYAAFYTWLGFYIPMLLGSVAWESKSWRLFFINAGYNLASLAAIGLILAVWPA, from the coding sequence ATGTTACCGGTAATACCGTTAAATTATTTAGCAATTTTAGTTGGAGTTCTTGCAAACGTAGTGATCGGATTTCTTTGGTTTGGTCCAATTTTCGGTAAGGTCTGGGCAAAAGAAATGGGCTTGGACAATAAGGAACCTGATAACAAAGCGATGATAAAATCATTGGTTATCATGATCATCGGTTCTTTTTTAACAGCGTATGTTTTAGCTCATAGTTTATTTGTATGGAAACCTTCTTCTTGGAATCTTCCTGGAGATGGACCTGCCTGGATGTATGGAGCTTATGCTGCATTCTATACTTGGCTAGGTTTCTATATACCAATGCTTTTAGGTTCTGTGGCTTGGGAATCAAAATCATGGAGATTGTTTTTTATCAATGCAGGATATAATTTAGCTTCTTTAGCTGCTATCGGTCTAATCCTCGCTGTTTGGCCTGCTTAA